One part of the Streptomyces ferrugineus genome encodes these proteins:
- a CDS encoding HAD-IC family P-type ATPase codes for MTHADAGTETEVDNPVRPDVVPVATGGLTAAEVAERVARGQINDVPVRSSRSMADIVRANVFTRFNAIIGVLWLIMLFVAPIQDSLFGFVILANTGIGIIQEWRAKKTLDSLAVIGEARPTVRRDGAAAEVSTSEIVLDDLIEIGPGDKAVVDGVCVEADGLEIDESLLTGEADPVVKRPGDPVLSGSFVVAGGGAFQATKVGREAYAAQLAEEASRFTLVQSELRSGISTILKYVTWMMIPAAIGLIVTQLTVKNRDLDDSIARTVGGIVPMVPEGLVLLTSVAFAIGVIRLGRKQCLVQELPAIEGLARVDTVCLDKTGTLTEGGMDVTELRSLNGTDEDYVRKVLGALGESDPRPNASLQAIIDAYPDAEDWRCTESLPFSSARKYSGATFNEGDGEASTWLLGAPDVLLPADDPALAETDRLNEQGLRVLLLARAGRDLDDPDVADGAKPAALVVLEQRLRPDAADTLRYFAEQNVRAKVISGDNAVSVGAVATKLGLTGTTVDARTLPHDKDGMATALDDGTVFGRVTPQQKRDMVGALQSHGHTVAMTGDGVNDVLALKDADIGVAMGSGSEATRAVAQIVLLNNSFATLPSVVAEGRRVIGNITRVATLFLVKTVYSVLLALMVVFWQVEYPFLPRHLTLLSTLTIGVPAFFLALAPNKERAKPHFVRRVMRYAVPGGFVAAVATFGTYLIARHYYSGEGALDAETSVATLTLFLISMWVLAIIARPYTWWRVALVAAMGLGFLLVLVVPWLQEFFALRLVGVTMPWIAVGIAAGAAVVLELAWKWVDRLSAPLVVPR; via the coding sequence ATGACGCATGCCGACGCGGGCACCGAAACCGAAGTCGACAACCCTGTGCGGCCGGACGTCGTCCCGGTGGCGACGGGCGGCCTGACCGCCGCCGAGGTGGCCGAGCGGGTCGCGCGCGGGCAGATCAACGACGTACCGGTGCGCAGCAGCCGGTCCATGGCGGACATCGTCCGCGCCAACGTCTTCACCCGGTTCAACGCGATCATCGGCGTGCTCTGGCTGATCATGCTGTTCGTCGCGCCGATCCAGGACAGCCTGTTCGGCTTCGTGATCCTCGCCAACACCGGCATCGGGATCATCCAGGAGTGGCGGGCGAAGAAGACCCTCGACTCGCTCGCGGTGATCGGTGAGGCACGCCCCACCGTGCGCAGGGACGGGGCGGCCGCCGAGGTCAGTACGTCCGAGATCGTGCTGGACGACCTGATAGAGATCGGGCCCGGCGACAAGGCCGTCGTGGACGGGGTGTGCGTCGAGGCCGACGGTCTCGAGATCGACGAGTCGCTGCTCACCGGGGAGGCCGACCCGGTCGTCAAACGCCCCGGGGATCCGGTCCTGTCGGGCAGTTTCGTGGTCGCCGGCGGCGGTGCCTTCCAGGCCACCAAGGTCGGGCGGGAGGCCTACGCCGCCCAGCTCGCCGAGGAGGCCTCCCGGTTCACGCTCGTCCAGTCCGAGCTGCGCTCCGGGATCTCCACCATCCTCAAGTACGTGACGTGGATGATGATCCCGGCCGCGATCGGTCTGATCGTCACCCAGCTGACCGTGAAGAACAGGGACCTCGACGACTCGATCGCCCGGACCGTCGGCGGCATCGTGCCCATGGTCCCGGAGGGGCTCGTCCTCCTCACCTCCGTCGCCTTCGCCATCGGCGTCATCCGGCTCGGCCGCAAGCAGTGCCTGGTCCAGGAACTCCCCGCCATCGAGGGCCTCGCCCGCGTCGACACCGTCTGCCTGGACAAGACCGGCACCCTCACCGAGGGCGGCATGGACGTCACGGAGCTGCGGTCGCTCAACGGCACCGACGAGGACTACGTACGCAAGGTGCTCGGCGCCCTCGGCGAGTCCGACCCCCGCCCGAACGCCTCCCTGCAGGCCATCATCGACGCCTACCCCGACGCCGAGGACTGGCGCTGCACCGAGTCGCTGCCCTTCTCCTCCGCCCGCAAGTACAGCGGCGCCACCTTCAACGAGGGCGACGGCGAGGCCAGTACCTGGCTGCTGGGCGCCCCCGACGTCCTCCTCCCCGCCGACGACCCGGCCCTGGCCGAAACCGATCGCCTCAACGAACAGGGACTGCGGGTCCTGCTGCTCGCCCGCGCCGGCCGCGACCTCGACGATCCCGACGTGGCCGACGGCGCCAAGCCCGCCGCCCTCGTCGTACTGGAACAGCGGCTGCGGCCCGACGCCGCCGACACCCTGCGCTACTTCGCGGAGCAGAACGTCCGCGCCAAGGTGATCTCCGGGGACAACGCGGTGTCCGTGGGCGCGGTCGCGACCAAGCTGGGCCTGACCGGCACCACGGTCGACGCCCGCACCCTCCCGCACGACAAGGACGGGATGGCGACGGCCCTCGACGACGGCACCGTGTTCGGGCGGGTCACCCCGCAGCAGAAGCGGGACATGGTGGGCGCGCTCCAGTCCCACGGGCACACCGTCGCGATGACGGGTGACGGCGTGAACGACGTCCTGGCCCTCAAGGACGCCGACATCGGCGTGGCGATGGGCTCGGGGTCGGAGGCGACCCGGGCGGTGGCGCAGATCGTGCTGCTGAACAACAGCTTCGCGACGCTGCCGTCGGTGGTGGCCGAGGGGCGCCGGGTCATCGGCAACATCACGCGCGTGGCGACGCTGTTCCTGGTCAAGACGGTCTACTCGGTGCTCCTGGCCCTGATGGTGGTGTTCTGGCAGGTGGAGTACCCCTTCCTGCCCCGCCATCTGACCCTCCTGTCCACCCTCACCATCGGCGTCCCGGCCTTCTTCCTGGCCCTCGCGCCCAACAAGGAGCGCGCGAAACCGCACTTCGTGCGGCGGGTCATGCGGTACGCGGTCCCGGGCGGGTTCGTGGCCGCGGTGGCGACCTTCGGGACGTATCTGATCGCCCGGCACTACTACTCGGGCGAGGGCGCCCTGGACGCCGAGACGAGCGTCGCCACGCTGACGCTCTTCCTGATCTCGATGTGGGTCCTGGCCATCATCGCCCGGCCGTACACCTGGTGGCGCGTCGCCCTGGTGGCCGCGATGGGCCTCGGCTTCCTGCTGGTGCTGGTGGTGCCGTGGCTGCAGGAGTTCTTCGCCCTGCGGCTGGTCGGGGTGACGATGCCGTGGATCGCGGTGGGGATCGCGGCGGGGGCGGCGGTCGTCCTGGAACTCGCGTGGAAGTGGGTCGACCGCCTGAGCGCTCCGCTGGTTGTGCCGCGATAG
- a CDS encoding DUF2530 domain-containing protein has product MATFFSGSPKHEAPEPLEGPVVATITGGTILWFVLFVVQLPFYGWFDDHGHTWWLWTCLAGGGLGLIGIWYVRKRDAAIKRAAAVPAEPRETTGEPQSS; this is encoded by the coding sequence ATGGCCACGTTCTTTTCGGGATCCCCCAAGCACGAGGCGCCGGAGCCCCTGGAAGGGCCCGTGGTCGCGACCATCACCGGCGGCACGATCCTCTGGTTCGTCCTCTTCGTCGTCCAGCTCCCCTTCTACGGCTGGTTCGACGACCACGGCCACACCTGGTGGCTGTGGACCTGCCTGGCCGGCGGCGGGCTGGGGCTGATCGGCATCTGGTACGTCCGCAAGCGCGACGCGGCGATCAAGAGGGCGGCGGCCGTCCCGGCGGAGCCCCGGGAGACCACCGGCGAACCCCAGTCGTCCTGA
- a CDS encoding NCS2 family permease, which produces MPAYGALDRFFKISERGSTLPREIRGGFATFFAMAYIIVLNPIILGSAKDMYGHQLDNGQLVTATALTAAFTTLLMGVIGNVPIALAAGLGVNSVVALQLAPRMSWPDAMGMVVLAGFVVMLLVATGLRERVMNAVPFSLRKAISIGIGLFIMLIGLVDSGFVSRIPDVARTTVPLQLGLDGHLNGWPVLVFILGALLTLALMVRKVPGAILISIVAMTVLAVVIEAVAKVPSWGLTTPKWPGNPVASPDFGLIGEVSLFGGFDKVGALTGTLFVFTVLLSCFFDAMGTIMGVSDEAKLTDAQGQMPGINKVLFVDGLAVATGGAGSASATTAFVESTAGVGEGARTGFANVVTGALFGVALFLTPVATMVPSQAATPALLAVGFLILANSVKEIDWADYTVAVPAFVTMVMMPFTYSITNGIGMGFITFAVLRLAAGRGREVPVAMYVVAAVFAFYYLMPALGLT; this is translated from the coding sequence ATGCCCGCATACGGCGCACTCGACCGCTTCTTCAAGATCTCGGAGCGGGGCAGCACCCTGCCCCGCGAGATCCGCGGCGGTTTCGCCACCTTCTTCGCGATGGCGTACATCATCGTGCTGAACCCGATCATCCTCGGCAGCGCGAAGGACATGTACGGCCATCAGCTGGACAACGGCCAACTGGTCACCGCGACCGCCCTGACGGCGGCGTTCACCACGCTGCTGATGGGCGTCATCGGCAACGTGCCGATCGCGCTCGCCGCCGGTCTCGGAGTGAACTCGGTCGTCGCGCTCCAGCTCGCGCCCCGGATGTCCTGGCCGGACGCGATGGGCATGGTGGTGCTGGCCGGTTTCGTGGTCATGCTGCTCGTGGCCACCGGTCTGCGCGAGCGGGTCATGAACGCCGTGCCCTTCAGCCTGCGCAAGGCGATCTCCATCGGTATCGGCCTGTTCATCATGCTGATCGGCCTCGTCGACTCCGGCTTCGTCTCCCGCATCCCGGACGTCGCCCGGACGACGGTCCCGCTCCAGCTCGGCCTCGACGGGCACCTCAACGGCTGGCCGGTCCTCGTCTTCATCCTCGGCGCCCTGCTCACCCTCGCGCTGATGGTCCGCAAGGTACCCGGCGCGATCCTGATCTCGATCGTCGCGATGACCGTGCTCGCGGTCGTCATCGAGGCGGTCGCCAAGGTGCCCTCCTGGGGCCTGACCACCCCGAAGTGGCCCGGCAACCCGGTCGCGAGCCCCGACTTCGGCCTGATCGGCGAGGTCAGCCTCTTCGGCGGCTTCGACAAGGTCGGCGCGCTGACCGGCACCCTCTTCGTCTTCACGGTCCTGCTGTCCTGCTTCTTCGACGCCATGGGAACGATCATGGGCGTCAGCGACGAGGCGAAGCTGACCGACGCCCAGGGGCAGATGCCGGGCATCAACAAGGTCCTGTTCGTGGACGGCCTCGCCGTCGCCACGGGCGGTGCCGGCTCCGCCTCGGCGACCACGGCCTTCGTGGAGTCCACGGCCGGCGTCGGCGAGGGCGCACGTACCGGATTCGCCAACGTCGTCACCGGTGCCCTCTTCGGCGTGGCGCTGTTCCTGACGCCGGTCGCCACCATGGTCCCGTCGCAGGCGGCCACCCCGGCCCTGCTCGCGGTCGGCTTCCTGATCCTCGCGAACTCCGTCAAGGAGATCGACTGGGCCGACTACACGGTCGCCGTCCCGGCCTTCGTGACGATGGTGATGATGCCGTTCACCTACTCGATCACCAACGGCATCGGCATGGGCTTCATCACCTTCGCGGTGCTGCGCCTGGCCGCCGGGCGCGGCCGTGAGGTGCCGGTCGCGATGTACGTGGTGGCGGCGGTCTTCGCCTTCTACTACCTGATGCCGGCGCTGGGACTGACGTAG
- a CDS encoding ribbon-helix-helix protein, CopG family, which translates to MGTSVLSLRIDHELLERLREHAAKRGMSVQDYVVRTLIRDDFDERFQSAVEETEKFYGLT; encoded by the coding sequence ATGGGGACCAGCGTGCTCAGCCTGCGGATAGACCACGAGCTGCTCGAACGACTCCGAGAGCATGCGGCGAAAAGAGGAATGAGCGTCCAGGACTACGTCGTGCGGACGCTCATTCGCGATGACTTCGACGAGCGGTTCCAGTCCGCGGTCGAGGAGACCGAGAAGTTCTACGGGCTCACGTGA
- a CDS encoding MarR family winged helix-turn-helix transcriptional regulator → MSDLTHGDDAAAVNSLRSAVMRLSRRLKHQRVDESLSPTEMSVLGTLSLCGRATPGELARKEHVQPPSMTRIVALLEAKGLVRLEPHPEDRRQKVVTKTEQAEAMLEESRRKRNAFLATLVEGLDEDEWAKLRAAAPVLEKLAHL, encoded by the coding sequence ATGTCGGACCTTACCCATGGCGACGACGCTGCCGCCGTGAACTCCCTGCGCTCCGCCGTGATGCGACTGTCGCGCCGGCTCAAGCACCAGCGGGTCGACGAGTCGCTGAGTCCCACCGAGATGTCGGTGCTGGGCACCCTCTCCCTCTGTGGCCGGGCCACCCCGGGTGAGCTGGCCCGCAAGGAGCACGTCCAGCCGCCGTCGATGACCCGCATCGTGGCCCTGCTGGAGGCCAAGGGACTGGTCCGCCTGGAGCCGCACCCCGAGGACCGGCGCCAGAAGGTCGTCACGAAGACCGAGCAGGCCGAGGCGATGCTCGAAGAGAGCCGCCGCAAGCGCAACGCCTTCCTGGCCACCCTGGTCGAGGGTCTCGACGAGGACGAGTGGGCGAAACTGCGCGCCGCCGCCCCCGTGCTGGAGAAGCTCGCACACCTGTAA
- a CDS encoding MFS transporter gives MSTGSGAASAPAPTTPSTAVPRKSSMFSSLKVRNYRLFFLGQVVSNTGTWMQRIAQDWLVLTLTGSSAAVGITTALQFLPMLLFGLYGGVLVDRLPKRRTLLVTQSAMAVTGLVLAFLTLTGHVQVWHVYLAAFAVGLATVVDNPARQSFVSEMVGPDQLQNAVSLNSANFQSARLIGPAVAGLMITGVGTGWAFLANGLSFVAPITGLLLMRARELHAVERAPRGKGQLREGLRYVAGRPELIWTIVLAGFVSTFGFNFPVYLSAFADDVFHAGAGSYSLFNTLMAVGSLAGALLAARRGTARMRVLIAGAVAFGTMEIVAAFAPSLWLFALLMAPIGMFGMTVNVTANSSIQMATDPGMRGRVMALYMMVFMGGAPLGAPIAGWITDTYGVRAGLAVGGAITAVAAVTIALALARVGGLRLSVGWNHGHPQVRFVPREREREAERLATVA, from the coding sequence TTGAGTACGGGATCCGGAGCAGCTTCCGCCCCCGCACCGACCACCCCTTCTACCGCCGTTCCCCGCAAGTCCTCGATGTTCAGCTCGCTGAAGGTCAGGAACTACCGCCTCTTCTTCCTCGGCCAGGTCGTCTCCAACACCGGCACCTGGATGCAGCGCATCGCCCAGGACTGGCTGGTGCTCACCCTCACCGGCTCCTCGGCCGCCGTCGGCATCACCACGGCCCTGCAGTTCCTGCCGATGCTGCTCTTCGGCCTCTACGGCGGCGTCCTCGTCGACCGGCTGCCCAAGCGCCGTACGCTGCTCGTCACCCAGTCCGCGATGGCGGTCACGGGTCTCGTTCTGGCCTTTCTGACGCTCACCGGACATGTCCAGGTCTGGCACGTCTACCTCGCCGCCTTCGCCGTCGGCCTCGCCACGGTCGTCGACAACCCGGCCCGCCAGTCCTTCGTGAGTGAGATGGTCGGCCCCGACCAGCTCCAGAACGCGGTCAGCCTGAACTCCGCGAACTTCCAGTCGGCCCGGCTGATCGGCCCCGCCGTGGCCGGCCTGATGATCACCGGCGTCGGCACCGGCTGGGCGTTCCTAGCCAACGGCCTGTCCTTCGTGGCGCCCATCACCGGACTGCTGCTGATGCGGGCGCGTGAGCTGCACGCCGTCGAGCGGGCGCCGCGCGGCAAGGGGCAGCTGCGGGAGGGACTGCGCTATGTCGCCGGGCGCCCGGAGCTGATCTGGACCATCGTCCTCGCGGGTTTCGTCAGCACCTTCGGCTTCAACTTCCCGGTCTACCTCTCCGCCTTCGCCGACGACGTCTTCCACGCCGGCGCGGGCTCCTACAGCCTCTTCAACACGCTGATGGCGGTCGGCTCCCTGGCGGGAGCGCTGCTCGCGGCCCGGCGCGGTACGGCCCGGATGCGGGTGCTGATCGCGGGCGCGGTGGCCTTCGGCACGATGGAGATCGTGGCCGCGTTCGCCCCGTCGCTGTGGCTGTTCGCCCTGCTCATGGCCCCGATCGGGATGTTCGGCATGACGGTGAACGTCACCGCCAACAGCAGCATCCAGATGGCCACCGACCCGGGCATGCGGGGCCGTGTGATGGCCCTGTACATGATGGTGTTCATGGGCGGAGCACCGCTGGGAGCCCCGATCGCCGGCTGGATCACCGACACCTACGGCGTCCGGGCGGGCCTGGCGGTGGGCGGCGCGATCACGGCCGTCGCCGCCGTGACGATCGCCCTGGCCCTGGCCCGCGTGGGCGGCCTGCGGCTGTCGGTCGGCTGGAACCACGGGCATCCGCAGGTGCGGTTCGTGCCGCGCGAGCGGGAGCGGGAGGCGGAGCGGTTGGCGACGGTGGCCTGA
- a CDS encoding GNAT family N-acetyltransferase, producing the protein MDNGSTITIRDGGPDDLPVILGMLDSCVEWLVAQGRPGQWGTKPLSQRPTTAESVTRHMDEGHAFIAEVDGVPAATLTLTDSPGAYLAHLPPPGEPERYIHWLASDRRFKGYGVGGALLAHAAEVTRQAGVSLLRVDCYAGDDGKLVRYYESHGFVRTETYTGKDDWPGQVLARRV; encoded by the coding sequence ATGGACAACGGGAGCACGATCACCATCAGAGACGGCGGACCCGACGACCTCCCCGTGATACTCGGCATGCTCGACAGCTGCGTGGAGTGGCTGGTGGCACAGGGGCGGCCGGGGCAGTGGGGGACGAAGCCGCTGTCGCAGCGCCCGACGACGGCGGAGTCGGTGACGCGTCACATGGACGAGGGCCATGCCTTCATCGCCGAGGTCGACGGCGTGCCCGCCGCCACCCTCACCCTCACCGACTCGCCCGGCGCCTACCTGGCCCACCTCCCGCCGCCCGGCGAGCCCGAGCGGTACATCCACTGGCTCGCCTCCGACCGCCGCTTCAAGGGGTACGGCGTGGGCGGCGCCCTGCTGGCGCACGCCGCCGAGGTGACCCGGCAGGCGGGCGTCTCGCTGCTGCGGGTGGACTGCTACGCGGGCGACGACGGCAAGCTCGTCCGCTACTACGAGAGCCACGGCTTCGTCCGCACCGAGACCTACACCGGCAAGGACGACTGGCCGGGGCAGGTGCTGGCCCGCAGAGTCTGA
- a CDS encoding Uma2 family endonuclease — MTVLDDRIEMAESSDELTLDTMFGWLEKMPIPEGYKTEIVGGQICMSPQRRTHWQIIFDILDQLRSRYPRQRLMSDVRIDYPGRLNGFATDVTLIADDAHLDDKGRWHYKDVEFVAEVISKDTAANDYGPKKTAYALAEVPVYLIVDPYTAQWHLHTQPKDGEYRGELSLDFGDEIDLTGTVVDLVLKTDEFPRG; from the coding sequence ATGACCGTCCTTGACGACAGGATCGAGATGGCCGAAAGCAGTGACGAGCTCACACTCGACACGATGTTCGGGTGGCTGGAGAAGATGCCCATCCCCGAGGGATACAAGACCGAGATCGTCGGGGGGCAGATCTGCATGTCGCCGCAACGCCGCACTCACTGGCAAATCATCTTCGACATCCTCGACCAGCTGCGCAGTAGGTATCCCAGGCAGCGCCTGATGTCCGACGTACGCATCGACTACCCCGGCCGGCTCAATGGATTCGCCACCGACGTGACTCTGATCGCCGACGACGCGCACTTGGACGACAAGGGTCGCTGGCACTACAAGGACGTCGAATTCGTCGCCGAAGTCATCTCCAAGGACACCGCCGCCAACGACTACGGCCCCAAGAAGACCGCCTACGCCCTCGCCGAGGTGCCGGTGTACCTGATCGTGGACCCGTACACCGCGCAGTGGCACCTGCACACCCAGCCGAAGGACGGCGAGTACCGAGGCGAGCTCAGCCTCGACTTCGGCGACGAGATCGACCTGACCGGGACCGTAGTCGACCTCGTCCTCAAGACCGACGAATTCCCCCGCGGCTGA
- the thpR gene encoding RNA 2',3'-cyclic phosphodiesterase, with protein MRLFAAVLPPEEVIQELALEVAALRKLPGADGLRWTGRPGWHFTLAFYGEVDDDVVPDLSARLERAAHRTPPFRLALRGGGQFGHGRVLWAGAEGDLATVRLLADRSEAAARKAGVDMGEHRRYKAHLTVARSRSAVNVRAYLAALAEFTSRTWTVGELVLMRSNLPTSGIAGEQPRYEAVARWPLGAPG; from the coding sequence ATGAGACTCTTCGCCGCCGTCCTGCCCCCCGAGGAAGTGATCCAGGAACTCGCCCTGGAAGTGGCCGCGCTGCGGAAGCTCCCCGGCGCGGACGGACTGCGCTGGACCGGCCGCCCGGGGTGGCACTTCACCCTCGCCTTCTACGGCGAGGTCGACGACGACGTCGTACCGGATCTGTCGGCCCGGCTGGAGCGCGCCGCGCACCGTACGCCGCCCTTCCGGCTGGCGCTGCGCGGCGGCGGCCAGTTCGGGCACGGGCGCGTCCTGTGGGCGGGCGCGGAGGGGGACCTGGCGACCGTGCGCCTGCTGGCCGACCGGAGCGAGGCGGCGGCGCGGAAGGCGGGGGTGGACATGGGGGAGCACCGCCGTTACAAGGCCCACCTCACGGTGGCCAGGAGCCGGTCGGCGGTGAACGTACGGGCGTATCTCGCGGCCCTCGCCGAGTTCACGAGCCGTACCTGGACCGTGGGCGAGCTGGTGCTGATGCGCAGCAATCTGCCGACGTCCGGGATCGCGGGTGAGCAGCCCCGTTACGAGGCGGTCGCCCGCTGGCCGCTCGGGGCGCCCGGTTAG